From Romeriopsis navalis LEGE 11480, the proteins below share one genomic window:
- a CDS encoding FG-GAP repeat domain-containing protein, whose translation MHDDLSLEHGQTNTAAQALSTTQAIWHNSLTGDNIWSRMTQSGQVIESEALMRTDLSWKIAATGDFNQDGELDILWRHDGGSLFWWLLKSGKRIDSVELTSVQDQNWQVVGTGDSNRDGQLDILWRHEASGTNSWWIMPETQQRNGGKLAPAAKQKIQSVNDRNWIAAGTGDVNQDGHTDVLWYYRPTGLSLWWQMQQGSITGVSVLNDAIAANETITAVADVNGDGALDLVTQNVTLGTSDLWLMQKPQTDGKINTISRSVITPRFPSGQAAGWQIAGVIDMDAGNSLTSATFEPSGIFSRSQTIGGVNDPADLYLFGLGTAGILSASLSGLSADADVRLIQDGNANGQIDAGEILAWQWERGAADELIEVFLQPGGYFLEVRSYDNQLTNYQLSTGFTATAQAEPKLDIQINFAPTSEPLDIATTTAIESAAVFWERTLMGGGSLVPGGVLPIEITAEDLNLRDGSPDTVTLAFAGPNIVSDGQTLFIQSGNATINRRRLGTIDADSLRNLFIHEFSHVLGFGTIWEPLNFRLGDGTIRQIGIRGDATSLIDPALSLYRADSYAGWAYGELLRDAGFTTETIPTAVPIEAEFFAHWAESVFQTEALTPIASTGLQPISNLTLAAFRDLGWNVNFGAAEAYQLPDPEDQPPVNIDFSNLDWQNAPSRLDGSAQVLPQAKPHQHPRGCGCSHHLMTDRHKLAAIATHTLV comes from the coding sequence ATGCATGATGATTTGAGCCTTGAGCACGGCCAAACAAACACCGCTGCTCAAGCCTTATCAACCACTCAAGCCATTTGGCACAACTCACTGACTGGCGACAATATCTGGAGCCGGATGACTCAGAGTGGCCAGGTGATTGAATCAGAAGCCCTGATGCGCACCGATCTCAGTTGGAAAATTGCGGCCACGGGCGACTTCAATCAGGATGGCGAACTGGATATATTGTGGCGGCATGATGGTGGCAGCTTATTCTGGTGGCTCTTGAAATCAGGCAAACGGATTGATTCAGTCGAACTCACTTCCGTCCAGGATCAAAATTGGCAGGTTGTCGGCACGGGCGATAGCAATCGCGATGGACAGCTCGATATTTTATGGCGGCATGAGGCAAGTGGCACCAACTCCTGGTGGATCATGCCTGAGACGCAACAGCGCAACGGTGGAAAGTTGGCCCCGGCCGCAAAACAGAAGATTCAATCCGTTAACGATCGTAACTGGATTGCCGCTGGCACGGGTGATGTGAATCAAGATGGACACACTGACGTCCTGTGGTATTACCGCCCCACAGGGCTAAGCCTCTGGTGGCAAATGCAACAAGGCAGCATTACCGGAGTGAGTGTTTTAAATGACGCGATCGCCGCGAATGAAACGATCACTGCTGTCGCTGATGTCAACGGCGACGGTGCCTTAGATCTGGTTACCCAGAATGTGACACTTGGCACATCTGACCTTTGGCTGATGCAAAAGCCGCAAACAGATGGAAAGATTAATACCATTAGTCGTTCAGTAATTACGCCACGCTTCCCATCTGGGCAAGCTGCTGGGTGGCAGATCGCAGGGGTCATCGACATGGATGCGGGCAATTCTTTAACCAGTGCCACCTTTGAACCAAGTGGCATTTTTAGCCGATCGCAGACGATCGGGGGCGTCAACGACCCAGCCGATCTCTATCTGTTTGGACTTGGCACTGCGGGAATTTTATCCGCTAGCTTGTCGGGCCTCAGCGCTGACGCCGACGTCCGCCTCATCCAAGATGGCAATGCCAATGGTCAAATTGATGCCGGTGAAATCTTAGCCTGGCAATGGGAACGGGGGGCGGCGGATGAGCTGATTGAGGTCTTTCTCCAACCCGGTGGCTATTTCTTAGAAGTCCGCAGCTACGATAATCAACTCACCAACTATCAGCTTAGTACCGGATTTACGGCAACCGCCCAAGCCGAACCCAAGCTCGATATTCAAATCAACTTTGCGCCCACCAGTGAACCCCTCGATATCGCAACGACGACTGCGATTGAGTCCGCGGCTGTGTTCTGGGAAAGGACACTGATGGGGGGCGGCTCCCTTGTCCCAGGCGGCGTATTGCCAATCGAGATTACAGCAGAAGACTTAAATTTGCGGGATGGCTCACCGGACACCGTGACCCTCGCCTTTGCCGGCCCCAATATTGTGAGCGATGGACAAACGCTGTTTATTCAGAGTGGCAACGCCACGATTAATCGCCGCCGGCTCGGCACGATCGATGCCGATAGTCTACGCAATCTATTTATTCATGAGTTCTCCCACGTTTTAGGTTTTGGTACGATCTGGGAGCCCCTGAACTTCCGTCTGGGCGATGGCACCATCCGCCAAATTGGGATTCGGGGAGACGCCACCAGCTTGATCGATCCAGCCCTGAGTCTCTATCGCGCCGATTCCTATGCCGGATGGGCTTATGGTGAGCTCCTACGTGACGCCGGATTCACAACTGAGACAATTCCCACAGCTGTCCCGATCGAAGCGGAATTTTTCGCACATTGGGCTGAGTCAGTTTTTCAAACTGAAGCCCTCACGCCGATCGCCAGCACCGGATTACAGCCCATTAGCAACTTGACCTTAGCGGCATTTCGCGATCTCGGCTGGAATGTCAACTTTGGCGCAGCTGAGGCTTATCAGCTACCCGACCCGGAGGATCAACCACCGGTCAATATCGACTTTAGCAACCTCGACTGGCAAAACGCACCAAGCCGCCTTGATGGCAGCGCTCAAGTTCTGCCACAAGCCAAGCCGCATCAACATCCAAGAGGTTGTGGGTGTAGCCACCATTTAATGACCGATCGGCACAAGTTAGCCGCCATCGCAACTCACACATTGGTTTAA
- a CDS encoding MBOAT family O-acyltransferase has translation MDFRSPIYALFLLSVVAVFWCLSQQKLRIWALLLASVIFYASLQIQYVPLLLVATWINFQLGRAIGAPPDWRIEDWNYAQQDWSKRRIKLLWIGIGLNLMLLISFKYMPFLLSSIGGMFNIPLMPGEANWKWLSSLAPFGLSFFCFESIAYLVDVHRGAPAAQSLAKFGAYKLFFPKLISGPITRYHLFAGQFQKLKPPQIDQIAEGLWLIARGAVKKGVFADRIGDYVNLSFDSLARAGTGDVWLTVIAYGFQIYLDFSGYVDLARGSAMLLGFNLPQNFDLPYFTTSLAEFWRRWHMTLGDWLRNYLYFPLGGSRQGLPRTCANLVTVMLLAGLWHGAAWGFVVWGGIHGLGLAIHRLVDTVSQKSIGLMKFWASLPGILLGWICTQLTVFLSWIFFRLPNLSDAGLAFQKLWGVPTDPQFLQKIYVEELKVYPNHIAGMLAILAVAMGTSYLFRRGLKLQLNWFLRLLLVPVCLYAVWIFAPDGAARYIYFDF, from the coding sequence ATGGATTTTCGTTCCCCGATTTATGCTCTGTTTTTATTGAGTGTTGTAGCAGTTTTCTGGTGCCTCTCACAACAAAAACTGCGGATCTGGGCTTTGCTGCTGGCCAGCGTGATTTTTTATGCCTCGCTCCAAATTCAGTATGTGCCACTTCTGCTAGTGGCTACTTGGATTAATTTTCAACTCGGACGGGCGATCGGTGCACCGCCCGATTGGCGGATTGAAGATTGGAATTATGCCCAACAGGATTGGAGTAAACGTCGGATTAAACTGCTGTGGATTGGCATTGGCTTAAATCTGATGTTGCTCATCAGTTTCAAATACATGCCGTTCCTCCTATCTTCAATCGGCGGCATGTTCAATATCCCGTTGATGCCTGGGGAGGCCAACTGGAAGTGGCTCAGCTCCTTAGCCCCATTTGGCTTGAGCTTTTTTTGTTTTGAATCGATCGCCTACTTAGTTGATGTCCACCGGGGTGCCCCGGCGGCACAAAGTTTAGCGAAGTTTGGCGCCTACAAATTATTCTTTCCCAAGCTCATCTCCGGGCCAATTACCCGGTATCACCTATTTGCGGGACAGTTCCAAAAGCTCAAGCCACCGCAGATTGACCAGATCGCCGAAGGCCTATGGCTGATTGCCCGCGGAGCAGTGAAAAAAGGGGTATTTGCCGATCGGATCGGTGACTACGTCAATCTCAGTTTTGATAGTCTGGCCCGCGCTGGCACCGGTGATGTCTGGTTAACCGTGATTGCCTACGGATTTCAGATCTACCTCGACTTCAGTGGCTACGTTGATTTGGCCCGGGGTAGTGCCATGCTGCTCGGTTTCAACCTGCCCCAAAACTTTGATTTGCCATACTTCACCACCAGCCTCGCCGAGTTCTGGCGACGTTGGCATATGACCCTCGGCGATTGGCTGCGCAACTATTTATATTTTCCCTTGGGGGGTTCGCGACAAGGCTTGCCGCGCACTTGCGCGAATTTAGTTACCGTGATGCTGTTGGCCGGGCTCTGGCATGGCGCCGCCTGGGGATTCGTCGTCTGGGGCGGCATCCACGGACTCGGCTTAGCGATTCACCGCTTAGTCGATACCGTATCGCAAAAATCAATCGGTCTAATGAAATTCTGGGCCAGTTTGCCGGGTATCTTACTCGGCTGGATATGCACACAATTGACCGTATTTTTGAGTTGGATCTTTTTCCGATTACCCAACCTCAGCGACGCGGGGCTAGCATTTCAGAAGCTATGGGGAGTCCCCACAGACCCACAGTTCCTCCAGAAAATCTATGTCGAGGAACTGAAGGTTTATCCCAATCACATCGCCGGGATGTTGGCTATCCTAGCCGTGGCAATGGGCACTTCATACTTATTTCGGCGAGGCTTGAAGCTCCAGCTAAACTGGTTCTTGCGATTACTCTTAGTCCCCGTCTGTTTATATGCCGTGTGGATTTTTGCACCGGATGGTGCCGCCCGCTATATCTACTTCGATTTTTAG
- a CDS encoding phosphomannose isomerase type II C-terminal cupin domain, whose product MADTPLEPIPPNVPQVRKWGTFTLLEESANYRINRIEIQPGAVIGWQMHYHRSEHWIVVSGTAKVICGDAEKMLQQKQSTYVPTSTPHKVENPGVIPLVMIEVQNGEYLGPEDIIRFERDPRE is encoded by the coding sequence ATGGCTGACACACCGCTCGAACCCATTCCCCCAAATGTGCCGCAAGTACGGAAATGGGGCACCTTCACCTTGCTCGAAGAAAGCGCAAATTATCGCATTAATCGGATTGAGATCCAGCCAGGCGCCGTCATCGGCTGGCAAATGCACTACCATCGCAGCGAGCATTGGATCGTCGTTTCTGGCACGGCCAAAGTCATTTGTGGTGACGCTGAAAAGATGTTGCAGCAAAAACAATCCACCTATGTTCCCACCTCGACGCCCCATAAAGTGGAGAATCCTGGGGTGATTCCACTCGTGATGATCGAAGTGCAAAACGGCGAATATTTAGGGCCAGAAGATATTATTCGGTTTGAGCGTGATCCACGCGAGTAA
- the murJ gene encoding murein biosynthesis integral membrane protein MurJ has product MSTPTPPKKKSIANIAGIVAIATLVSKVFGLGRQVVLASVFGVGTAYGAFQYASIIPSFFLILLGGINGPFHSAMVSVLSKRDRKDAAPIMESVSTLIGLILCVVAIGVFIFAPQLISVVAPGLATKAPEVREIAIQQLRIMSPVAWFAGMIGIGFGALNAADSYWLPSVSPLLSSVTIVGSVGALALMYGKDLLKPEFATLGGVVLAGAFLTGTILQWMAQMIAQRQQGLGSLKFRFEPKQEAIQDVMKVMGPALFASGMLQINVYTDMFFTSFLPKPEQAVSALDYANLLAQTPLGILSNMILIPFLPVFSRLTDPENWDELRSRVRQGVLITAVAMLPLGAVMLALSQPIVRLVYERGVFNPEASALVASVLAAYAFGMFVYLSRDILVRVFYALGDGNTPFRISIVNIFFNALFDYILVERFGVPGIVLATVGVNIVSMLALVYFLDKRLDGVGWQGWFLPIVGLAGASFAGGSVSWWVSQQIAAQLAVENFFSFAVQLAIAGSSGLLVFLIIAMQLRIPEVKLFLDRIIGRFKKA; this is encoded by the coding sequence GTGTCTACACCCACTCCGCCCAAAAAGAAATCGATCGCCAACATCGCCGGCATTGTCGCGATCGCTACGTTAGTCAGTAAGGTTTTTGGCCTGGGGCGACAAGTCGTCCTTGCATCGGTGTTTGGGGTCGGCACTGCCTACGGCGCATTTCAATACGCCAGCATTATTCCCAGTTTTTTCCTCATTCTGCTCGGCGGTATTAACGGCCCATTTCATAGTGCGATGGTGAGCGTTTTATCCAAACGCGATCGCAAAGATGCGGCGCCGATTATGGAATCTGTCTCGACGCTGATTGGATTAATTCTCTGTGTCGTGGCGATCGGCGTGTTCATTTTTGCCCCGCAACTGATTTCCGTGGTGGCCCCAGGCTTAGCGACCAAAGCTCCCGAAGTGCGGGAAATCGCAATTCAGCAACTGCGGATTATGTCACCAGTCGCCTGGTTTGCAGGGATGATTGGCATCGGCTTTGGCGCACTAAATGCGGCGGATTCCTATTGGCTACCGTCTGTTAGTCCGCTGCTCTCGAGTGTGACGATCGTCGGTTCCGTCGGTGCCTTGGCCCTGATGTATGGCAAAGACCTATTAAAACCCGAGTTCGCCACCCTCGGCGGCGTTGTCTTAGCAGGCGCCTTTCTCACTGGCACGATTTTGCAATGGATGGCGCAAATGATTGCCCAGCGGCAACAGGGCTTAGGGTCGCTCAAGTTTCGATTTGAGCCCAAGCAGGAAGCCATTCAAGATGTAATGAAGGTAATGGGCCCGGCGCTGTTTGCCTCAGGCATGTTGCAGATTAATGTCTATACCGACATGTTTTTCACATCGTTTCTCCCGAAACCCGAGCAAGCAGTCTCCGCTCTGGATTACGCCAACCTCCTGGCCCAAACGCCCTTGGGCATTTTATCCAATATGATTTTGATTCCCTTCTTACCCGTCTTTTCCCGCCTGACGGACCCCGAGAATTGGGATGAACTCCGATCACGGGTGCGTCAAGGTGTGCTGATTACCGCCGTCGCAATGCTACCTTTAGGGGCCGTAATGTTAGCCCTATCGCAACCGATCGTCCGCTTGGTATATGAACGTGGCGTATTCAACCCCGAAGCTTCAGCGCTGGTAGCATCCGTCCTTGCCGCTTATGCCTTTGGCATGTTTGTCTATCTCAGCCGCGATATTTTAGTCCGAGTATTTTATGCATTAGGCGATGGGAATACCCCATTTCGCATTAGCATTGTCAATATCTTTTTCAATGCGCTGTTTGACTATATTCTAGTTGAGCGATTTGGTGTTCCAGGAATTGTACTCGCCACAGTTGGCGTAAATATTGTTTCAATGCTTGCCTTAGTCTATTTCTTAGATAAACGCCTGGATGGTGTCGGCTGGCAAGGTTGGTTTTTGCCGATCGTCGGCCTTGCCGGTGCGAGCTTTGCCGGTGGCTCAGTCAGTTGGTGGGTATCACAACAGATTGCCGCGCAACTCGCGGTCGAGAATTTCTTCAGCTTTGCCGTTCAACTGGCGATCGCGGGCAGTTCCGGCCTATTGGTCTTCTTAATCATCGCGATGCAGCTCCGAATTCCGGAAGTGAAGCTGTTTCTCGATCGGATTATTGGGCGATTTAAAAAGGCATAA